A region of the Cucurbita pepo subsp. pepo cultivar mu-cu-16 chromosome LG14, ASM280686v2, whole genome shotgun sequence genome:
GTGAAAAGGCAGTTGAAACAGTGGAttcaaaattggaagaaaagcCATCCTCAAAGCAACTTAAACGGATGCTCTTAATTGCCCTTCGCTGTGTTGATCCAGACATACTGCACAGGCCTACTATGGGTCAAATCCTTCTCATGCTTCAGCCTCGCGACCTTTTACTCGCCGATGTacgtatttatatatatatatatatatatatatacacacgcacacaaaattaagtttttttcttcttttttactaacaattttttattgacatgTATTTTAGGGTGGCGAAATCCGAACGGGAGAGTCCTTGTGAAGCTTGGCTAATTATCATTATATTAAGCTAAGAGTTCTTTACTTTTAGATTTGttttccccattttttttattacgtTACACTTGTTCATAttcctattttaaatttctgcATGTCAAATTTTAGTTCtttcatatataaaaaaaattaaaggtaatCATAATATCACATAtaggttagagaggagaacgaacacCCTTTAGGGTGTGTCAACCAAGTTTGCaccatttttctatttttttttttaatggatgaTCACCTAAAATTGACCAGGTGGGTCTGTCCAGTCAGCAccacaaaattattaatgcgAAGAGTTTGTtatggattttatttatttataactattatctactttattttattcgtTTTTTTTCTCAGGTTGCccactttattttattctatacactctgaaaaaaaaatgtaatattttatgGGATTGGATACAAATAATTGGTTTACTGTCTAAAAATATACTATTTTAGATGCAAGCctaaatttccaaaatattcttaatttagttttgtattgagtcaattatattttcttctccaatttaatgtattaaaaatactaataaaattttaaggataACAAAAGCTTGTAAGTATTGGCtttggttttaaatttttgaaaaaaaaacgtgtTCTTAACggaactaaaaacaaaatatttgaattaaatccGAATTTCTTAATTCGCCATCAATTTTTCCAAGCACTTCATCTAAGACATTAGTTAGAAGCTGGCGCCTCACCTCTAGCAACATCATCTAACTGCCACGTGTTACATGAGATAATAAAACAGCTACGTGTCAATTAGATGgccaaaattgaaatttagagaTCCGCGTAGGAGCCAATAATAGAGTGCACCCTTTGGAAGGGGTGTGGAAGAGAGTGGACACCACGTGGCAAGAAGTAATAGGGTGAGTTTTTTAGGAGTGGGGGAGGACGAAAGTGGATTGTCGTTTTAAGTGATTTGCTGTCGTCTGCTGTTCCTACGGCGGCCATCAACTCCACGTTCGCAGTCCCTGGTATTGTTCCCTTCCTTCTCTTCcctttttgttcatttcatgGTCCATccacatttaattttttgccTCTTCTCCTTCCTTAATTGGGTCGACTAGTCGTTTTGAGATCAATTTTATTACtactaacattttttaaattgaaatattgcTTTAATTcgatttacaaaaaaaaaagaaaaaaataataataatagcagACTTTAGGActctatatattaaataacttCGTActctaaaatataaactttttaactCTATATTAAATAACTTTCTActctaaaatataaactttttaaacatCACGTTCTTCAACTTAtcaaaaattttctaaatattttaattgaaattataatgatGGGTAACTCAACcaccttatttattttggtgcTCTCtgcaatataatattaatgttcATAGATTGCGTtcaaatgacatttttttaatataagattGGAAAGATAATTatgcttatttatttgagaGAGCTCTTATTATATACTCACGTTGGTTGTCTTCGATGGATTTTCTCAACTTGaactttttttcaaattgttgcggtcaaattaatgtataaaattaacaaataattgaCATTACAATATTAAAGCttgtttgttatttatttatttatttatttatttactagtTGTTTTGATgtcttaaatttatataaatgtctattcaattttgaggcgttaaattttttaaataatataattgacaaaataataaagcAACTCATTTCTAAATTTGATACAAGATGCCAAATAAAGGTAATATGTGGATTAAAATACAAGATCCCTTTTTTGAGTTCACACTCAAATGATctcattatattaaataaaaaaaaatataatcttttttttattattttattttaataaagagagaaaaaaaaaaacataggataaatattgtttgagttattataaatttggaaaatgagaatgaatttaaaagagagagaaaataaaaaaaaatggcaattTCGTATATAAACGAAAGAAGGGCAGCAAACGTCCATTTTGTCCGCTCAGAGTAATTTAGTCCCCCATTTCACTGACGAAAATTTGTGGTCTCTGTTCCTTCAACGTCTATTAAAGCCCTCTCTCCGATAAGCTTCTCCCTCTTCCACCGTCTTTTCACTTTTCACCTTCATCTCTCCCATGGCGGCCGCCCTCTCCGCCGCCTTAGGGCCCAAACCACTCCATCTCTTCCTTGCTTCCTCCCATCTCTCCCCTAAACCTCGAACTCCGTTTCTGTTTCCACCTTCAGTCTTCCGGAACAGTAGAATCCAACGGAAGATACGGAGAAAAACGCTGTTCACTGTCTGCGTGCTCGTTGAGGATCAAAATAGCTCTGGCGAGGTGGAGAGTCTTTCCGATGAAGAACCGAAGATTGTAGTCCCCCAGATCCCATCGCCTTATGTTGCACAAAGACTGGCAAGGAAGAGATCGGAGCGCTTCACTTATCTTGTTGCTGCGGTTATGTCTAGTTTTGGAATTACCTCCATGGCTGTCATGGCGGTTTATTACCGATTTTACTGGCAAATGGAGgtcctctctttctctatcgAGAAActttaattgtttttgttctcaTTGGCGCCGTATTCTTCTGATTGAATATTGAATTGCGATTGTTTTATTTGGCGGTGTGTAGGGCGGAGAGATTCCTTTCTCTGAAATGTTTGgtacattttctctctctgttgGTGCCGCTGTACGTTTTCGATTTCATCTTTGTATTCTCTACTTCTCGCGAAGAATTCGATTTGCTATAAGCTAATCTTTCACAATCAATTTGGGAATATCAGGTCGGCATGGAGTTTTGGGCGAGATGGGCTCATAGGGCTCTCTGGCACTCTTCCTTGTGGCATATGCACGAGGTTTCTAATCCTTCTTCTCTTTAGAACATTTGAATCCACTGTGAAGCTTAGTTTCATATCTAACAAACAGTATCCAAAGGGAAAATAGATTCGTGACGCTTGGACTTGTAATTGCCGTAGTCGCACCATTTCTAGACTAATCCTTTCTTCATAGATTATTCTTTATTGGCTGCtgagaaatttaattaacaatcTCCGTTTTCCATGTTCAATCTCGAAGCAAACAAacaacatttaatttatttttttaaaaagtcgtTGACGCTTGGACTTTGTTGATCTTGATTATTACAGTCGCACCATAAACCAAGAGAAGGACCGTTCGAACTGAACGACGTCTTCGCCATTATCAATGCCGTGCCCGCCATAGCTCTCCTCTCTTACGGCTTCTTCCATAAAGGCCTCGTCCCCGGTCTCTGCTTCGGCGCTgtaaatctctctttctctctcataatCTTTCAGAATCTCAGTTTATTCATATTCCAACTGTTCAATGGTGTTATTTAATCACTGGGGATTAGCGCTAATGATATgttaaatgacaaaattagCCTTAGAAAATGTGGTATTGAGAAAGGTTTGACACGCTGGCGGGTTGTGGCAGGGCCTTGGAATTACGGTCTTTGGGATGGCCTACATGTTCGTCCACGACGGTCTCGTTCACAAAAGATTCCCTGTGGGTCCCATTGCCAACGTGCCCTATTTCAGAAAGGTCGCTGCTGCTCACcaggtaaattttatttatttatttaaatcttattttgatctcaaatttgataCTCTGTTTACTCCCTACTGTGTTGACTTTTCATTAATGATCTAACAAAATCTCTATTATGTTCCAAAACTTAAGATATTTAGATCACTAGTGTAGATTCCTGttaattaattctaaatttatgaatatcaaGATGCTAGACATTAGCGTAGAATTGACTTAGAtacaaaaatatgattttaagtCAGCCAACTAATGGGATCTTggtaataatttaaagaattactctaataataataattgtaataaGAAAATAGCTATGGAATTTGGAACTATAATAGAATCCATAGACTTTccatcatttttaataatgtcacattaaattatgtttcttagggttaaaattaaaatattgtctCTGATTTGAATATTGAAGCTtatgagtttttgtttttcttggcTTAAGCTTCACCATTCGGACAAGTTCAACGGTGTGCCATATGGACTGTTTTTAGGTCCGAAGGTCAGTTTCGGGTCTatctttctatatatatatatatatatatctattaaaattttaataaatgaattttgtaaaatttaaatgatggGTGCAGGAATTAGAGGAAGTGGGAGGGGAAGAagaattggagaaggaaatcaacagaagaataaaattgacgacaacaaaatcatcaatCAACGGCTCTTGATGAACCAATATTGTGTGAAAATGAGACGACGAAAACAAAGGGGTGGAAATATAGGCCTCCTGAACAGTaacttttctgttttttaacATTGAAAAGTGAAATATTATGTAGAACAGGGGGtggtatttttttatcttcttttacTGTATGAAGCAAAGCGGTAGAGAAATGAGAGTGAGTGAATTGGGAGGAAGATTTTTACTGTGACTCGCTCTCTACCGTTCCGGTTTTTGTGAcagtaaagaaaatttggtTGGGGATAGTGTAATtatgtataaataataataataataataataattaaagaaaactaGTAAATAGCGTAACTTTACACGCAATGGATGACCGATTTAGTTCCGCTTTCAGTTTCCTGCCGATGCGGCCACAATCATCGTAAGAACTCTCGAGTTATGCTGAAATTTCGGACAAACAGCCAAGCAGTTCAGTGCTGAAATGGGTCCACCGGAATTTCATAATAAGGTCGGTGAAAAGTTTCTTCAACTTccttttgattaatttaagaattacTGAGTCTATGAGTGGCTACGTTTCTTGCATTAGCTAAATCACAtgcaagaaacaaaaatttctttttctaatgaATGTGCTAGTGTGTTTGTCTTTGTGGGTAAGGTTGGGTACGAACTCAACCAAATATTGCACGCCAtgtgtttgataaaatgccTAGAATCTAGAAGTATCATAATTTATGGGATTTCCGATTTCTTATCTTGTTTTTAATGCATCTCctgatttttctttaacaaTAGTTGAAAGCTTTGAAAACTCTAATCTACTTCATTATGCACTCCACCTGTATGATAAAAGGTCGCAACCAAATCCAGTTGCAGGGGATGGGATGAGTCAACCCCATCAAGTGCCCCTTTTTCGGTTGCATTTACATCAGCCAAAACACTTGTCTCATTCGGGGTATTGGGTTTTACGTGTCGGTTTCTCACGAACTTCCCCACCCCACGTCGCCATtgccacccccttcgggagcCCTCGGAAATTGCTGTAAAGTGATGAAAGCCGTAAGCTCGGGGGTGGGAGGTTCATGCACTACTAACACTTTCCAATTctttaatcatattttataatatccTCTTCCTCCATTATGGACAATTGCTCTcccaatttctcaaattctaACGTCTTtattggtttttatttttatttttattttttttatgctttttgGTTTGCTTAGTTCCTACCTGTTTCAGTTTGGTATGTTTAGTTTATGAACAACTAAACACTGATGATGTTCACGGACGAGTAGAACAAACAACTTTTAATGGTACCAGTAACTTTAAGACTCTTTAGTTCAATAATTGTAGAACAGAAGAATAGAATCAACTATAAATCTTTGAGATTGTAATTAGATTCGGAAAGACATAGAAGTGCTTAGATTGCGACAAAGATGGAATAATTTGTCGAATTTCATCGTAAGGAATTTCTCACTTTGCATTGAAAGGGACAGAGAAAAGTATGGGTTTTGTGGCTGAAATCGTTGGTCCCATTTTAGGTCAGTCTTGTCTCCCATTTCTTACCACCAAACCAATACTAAGTTTGGAAGTTATTCCACGGCTTTAATGCCAATTTGTTCCCCCAGAGGCCCAGAAATTTCAGAAACGTTTCTTTTAGTTAGTGGAAACGCATTTTCAGAAAATGCGACAACCACGAGAGTTAACATAACTATGAAGAAAATTTCTCGCCATCCATTTCCCATTTCTAGAAGAATCTCCGGCGTCAGCACCGCCACGTTCCGCCATGTTTTCCGTCCATTTCCCGGTGCCACTTCTCCTACTCACAGAACCGACCTCTTTAGAAACTCAAATAATAACGCCACATTCTTAGGTTCAAGCAGAATTTCGGACAAGAACGAACCAGCGCCAATTCTAAATCTAATATTTCATTGTTGATTTTGCATCTCAAAGGGTCTGGTAATATGGCACCAACGTATTAGATTCGAATTCTGTTGTTGTTCAGGCACATACTAAACCCATAGACATTGATTTCCATATTAGTTTGTGCTCAAATTCCTCTGTAGATTGGAAACGATTCTTATGTGTCTTCGTATCATTTAAGTTTTCATGATTCCATCTTCAAAGTTATATGCCAATGATGGGACAACTTAAGTATTTAACTCTAGTTATTGATATTGCAAAatgattttgctttcttttactAAATTTTTCCTCAAGCTCTCTTTGTGTTTGCCAACATATGAACTTTTTTCCGTGTAGCGGAGTCGTGCTGAATTCTTTCGAGGAACTCTGTGCTGCAATTTCTCGAATGGTGGGGGAACAAAACtcattgttgaggattgttgggaggaagtcccacgttgactaattaagagtttataagtaagaaatacatttccattgatatgaagccttttgaaaaaacaaaaagaaaagttacgagagcttatacttaaagtgtacaatatcataccattatagaaGTTTCGTAGTTTCTAACCTGATATCAAAAACATTATGATTGTGTTTAATGCAGGGGAAGCTTCCAACAAGAATCAAACCCGTTGGAATTCCACAACTATTAGCCTCTGAGAACACAATCAAGGTCAGTTTTTAAAATCTCGG
Encoded here:
- the LOC111809669 gene encoding beta-carotene hydroxylase 2, chloroplastic-like, whose product is MAAALSAALGPKPLHLFLASSHLSPKPRTPFLFPPSVFRNSRIQRKIRRKTLFTVCVLVEDQNSSGEVESLSDEEPKIVVPQIPSPYVAQRLARKRSERFTYLVAAVMSSFGITSMAVMAVYYRFYWQMEGGEIPFSEMFGTFSLSVGAAVGMEFWARWAHRALWHSSLWHMHESHHKPREGPFELNDVFAIINAVPAIALLSYGFFHKGLVPGLCFGAGLGITVFGMAYMFVHDGLVHKRFPVGPIANVPYFRKVAAAHQLHHSDKFNGVPYGLFLGPKELEEVGGEEELEKEINRRIKLTTTKSSINGS